A part of Pseudomonas sp. HR96 genomic DNA contains:
- a CDS encoding ABC transporter substrate-binding protein, which produces MKAISRLAVAISLASLFPVSAFAADSKGTVEVVHWWTSGGEKAAVDVLKAQVEKDGFTWKDGAVAGGGGATAMTVLKSRAVAGNPPGVAQIKGPDIQEWASTGLLDTDVLKDVAKEEKWDSLLDKKVSDTVKYDGDYVAVPVNIHRVNWLWINPEVFKKAGITKNPTTLEEFYAAGDKLKAAGFIALAHGGQPWQDSTVFEAVVLSVMGADGYKKALVDLDEAALTGPQMVKSLTELKKVATYMDADGKGQDWNLEAGKVINGKAGMQIMGDWAKSEWTAAKKIAGKDYECVPFPGTDKAFTYNIDSLAVFKQKDKGTAAGQQDIAKVVLGENFQKVFSINKGSIPVRVDMLNKMDSYGFDSCAQTAAKDFLADAKTGGLQPSMAHNMATTLAVQGAFFDVVTNYINNPKADPTDTAKQLAAAIKSAK; this is translated from the coding sequence ATGAAAGCGATCTCTCGCCTCGCCGTAGCCATTTCCCTTGCTTCGTTGTTCCCTGTCAGTGCCTTCGCCGCCGATTCCAAAGGCACCGTCGAAGTGGTGCACTGGTGGACTTCCGGTGGTGAAAAAGCGGCTGTCGACGTCCTCAAGGCTCAGGTCGAAAAAGACGGCTTCACCTGGAAAGACGGTGCTGTCGCCGGTGGCGGTGGTGCTACCGCGATGACCGTGCTCAAGAGCCGCGCGGTTGCCGGCAACCCGCCAGGCGTTGCCCAGATCAAGGGCCCTGACATCCAGGAATGGGCGTCCACCGGCCTGCTCGACACCGACGTCCTCAAGGACGTAGCCAAAGAAGAGAAGTGGGACAGCCTGCTCGACAAGAAAGTCTCCGATACCGTGAAGTACGACGGTGACTACGTCGCCGTGCCGGTCAACATCCACCGCGTCAACTGGCTGTGGATCAACCCGGAAGTCTTCAAGAAAGCCGGCATCACCAAGAACCCCACCACCCTCGAAGAATTCTACGCCGCCGGCGACAAGCTCAAGGCCGCAGGCTTCATTGCGCTCGCCCACGGTGGCCAGCCTTGGCAGGACAGCACCGTGTTCGAAGCCGTGGTGCTCTCGGTGATGGGTGCCGACGGTTACAAGAAAGCTCTGGTCGACCTCGACGAAGCCGCGCTGACCGGTCCGCAAATGGTCAAGTCGCTGACCGAGCTGAAGAAAGTCGCGACCTACATGGACGCCGACGGCAAGGGCCAGGACTGGAACCTGGAAGCCGGCAAGGTCATCAATGGCAAGGCCGGTATGCAGATCATGGGTGACTGGGCCAAGTCCGAATGGACCGCCGCCAAGAAAATCGCCGGCAAGGACTACGAGTGCGTGCCGTTCCCTGGCACCGACAAGGCCTTCACCTACAACATCGACTCGCTGGCCGTGTTCAAGCAGAAAGACAAAGGCACGGCTGCCGGTCAGCAGGACATTGCCAAGGTCGTGCTGGGTGAGAACTTCCAGAAGGTCTTCAGCATCAACAAGGGCTCGATCCCTGTGCGCGTCGACATGCTGAACAAGATGGACTCCTACGGCTTCGACTCCTGCGCCCAGACCGCTGCCAAGGACTTCCTGGCTGACGCCAAGACCGGCGGCCTGCAGCCAAGCATGGCCCATAACATGGCCACGACCCTGGCGGTGCAAGGCGCATTCTTCGACGTCGTGACCAACTACATCAACAACCCGAAAGCCGACCCGACCGACACCGCCAAGCAACTGGCCGCGGCGATCAAGTCAGCCAAGTAA
- a CDS encoding ABC transporter permease, which translates to MGCATVVVVLALLVHWIGIDTIKHYREDLLFYLQAHLLLVLCSMFAALAVGLPAGIWLSRPSMARRAERFMQIFNIGNTVPPLAVLAIALGFLGIGAGPAIFALFLASLLPIVRNTYEGLKNVQGSLKEAAVGIGMTPRQVLWKVEMPNAVPIIVGGVRVALAINVGTAPLAFLIGANSLGSLIFPGIALNNQPQLLLGAACTALLALILDAIVTLVSRLWLERGLVG; encoded by the coding sequence ATGGGATGCGCGACCGTGGTCGTCGTCCTGGCCTTGCTGGTCCACTGGATCGGCATCGATACGATCAAGCATTACCGTGAAGACCTGTTGTTCTACCTGCAGGCGCACCTGCTGCTGGTGCTTTGTTCGATGTTCGCCGCCCTGGCCGTCGGCTTGCCAGCCGGCATCTGGCTCAGCCGCCCGAGCATGGCCCGGCGCGCCGAACGCTTCATGCAGATTTTCAATATCGGCAACACCGTGCCGCCCCTGGCCGTATTGGCCATCGCCCTGGGTTTTCTCGGCATCGGTGCCGGGCCGGCGATCTTCGCGCTGTTTCTCGCCTCTCTGCTGCCCATCGTGCGCAACACTTATGAAGGCCTGAAGAATGTGCAGGGCTCGCTGAAGGAAGCCGCCGTGGGCATCGGCATGACGCCGCGCCAGGTGCTGTGGAAGGTTGAAATGCCCAACGCCGTGCCGATCATCGTCGGCGGCGTACGGGTGGCCCTGGCGATCAACGTCGGCACCGCGCCGCTGGCGTTTCTCATCGGTGCCAACAGCCTGGGCAGCCTGATCTTCCCCGGCATTGCCCTGAACAATCAGCCGCAACTGCTGCTCGGCGCTGCCTGCACCGCCCTGCTCGCGCTGATTCTCGACGCCATCGTCACGCTGGTCAGCCGCCTCTGGCTGGAACGCGGACTGGTCGGCTGA
- a CDS encoding sugar ABC transporter permease, with protein MSSIAVFSKASPFDALQRWLPKLVLAPSMFIVLVGFYGYILWTFVLSFTTSTFLPSYNWAGLAQYARLFDNDRWWVASKNLAVFGGMFIGITLVIGVLLAVFLDQRIRREGFIRTIYLYPMALSMIVTGTAWKWLLNPGMGLDKLLRDWGWEGFRLDWLIDPNRVVYCLVIAAVWQASGFIMAMFLAGLRGVDQSIIRAAQIDGASLPRIYWSVVLPSLRPVFFSAVMILAHIAIKSFDLVAAMTAGGPGYSSDLPAMFMYSFTFSRGQMGMGSASAILMLGAILAIIVPYLYSELRAKRND; from the coding sequence ATGAGCTCTATTGCTGTGTTCAGCAAAGCCTCGCCGTTCGATGCACTGCAGCGCTGGCTACCTAAACTGGTGCTGGCGCCCAGCATGTTCATCGTCCTGGTGGGCTTTTATGGCTACATCCTGTGGACGTTCGTCCTGTCGTTCACCACGTCCACCTTCCTGCCGAGCTACAACTGGGCAGGGCTGGCGCAATATGCCCGATTGTTCGACAACGACCGCTGGTGGGTCGCGAGCAAGAACCTCGCGGTATTCGGCGGCATGTTCATCGGCATCACCCTGGTCATAGGCGTGCTGCTGGCGGTGTTCCTTGACCAGCGCATCCGTCGCGAAGGTTTCATCCGCACAATTTATCTGTACCCGATGGCGCTCTCGATGATCGTCACCGGTACCGCCTGGAAATGGCTGCTCAACCCCGGCATGGGCCTGGACAAGCTGCTGCGCGACTGGGGCTGGGAAGGTTTTCGCCTGGATTGGCTGATCGACCCGAACCGCGTGGTGTACTGCCTGGTGATCGCCGCCGTCTGGCAAGCCTCGGGTTTCATCATGGCGATGTTCCTCGCCGGCCTGCGCGGGGTCGATCAGTCGATCATCCGTGCCGCGCAGATCGACGGCGCGAGCCTGCCGCGCATCTACTGGAGCGTGGTGCTGCCCAGTCTGCGTCCGGTGTTCTTCAGTGCAGTGATGATCCTGGCGCATATCGCGATCAAGAGTTTCGACCTGGTGGCGGCGATGACGGCCGGCGGCCCGGGTTACTCGTCCGACCTGCCAGCGATGTTCATGTACTCCTTCACCTTCAGCCGCGGCCAGATGGGCATGGGCTCGGCCAGTGCCATTCTGATGCTCGGTGCGATCCTCGCGATCATCGTGCCATACCTGTACTCCGAGCTGAGGGCCAAGCGCAATGACTAG
- a CDS encoding carbohydrate ABC transporter permease: protein MTSLAAKPALSLSRIAIYAVLIFAVLLYLVPLVVMLLTSFKTPEDISTGNLLSWPTVVSGIGWVKAWGTVHGYFWNSIKITVPAVLISTAIGALNGYVLSFWRFRGSQLFFGLLLFGCFLPFQTVLLPASFTLGKMGLASTTTGLVFVHVVYGLAFTTLFFRNYYVSIPDALVKAARLDGAGFFTIFRQIILPMSTPIIMVCLIWQFTQIWNDFLFGVVFSSGDSQPITVALNNLVNTSTGAKEYNVDMAAAMIAGLPTLLVYVIAGKYFVRGLTAGAVKG from the coding sequence ATGACTAGTCTCGCCGCCAAACCTGCGCTCAGCCTGAGCCGCATCGCGATCTACGCGGTGCTGATCTTCGCTGTGCTGCTGTACCTGGTACCGCTGGTGGTGATGTTGCTGACCAGCTTCAAGACCCCGGAAGACATCAGCACCGGCAACCTGCTGAGCTGGCCGACCGTGGTCAGCGGCATCGGCTGGGTCAAGGCCTGGGGAACCGTCCATGGCTACTTCTGGAACTCGATCAAGATCACCGTGCCTGCGGTGCTGATCTCCACCGCCATCGGTGCGTTGAACGGCTACGTGCTGTCGTTCTGGCGCTTTCGCGGTTCGCAGCTGTTCTTCGGCCTGCTGCTGTTCGGCTGCTTCCTGCCGTTCCAGACCGTGCTGCTGCCAGCCTCGTTCACTCTCGGCAAGATGGGCCTGGCCAGTACCACCACCGGCCTGGTGTTCGTGCACGTGGTCTACGGCCTGGCGTTCACCACCCTGTTCTTTCGCAACTACTACGTGAGCATTCCGGATGCCCTGGTCAAGGCCGCACGCCTGGACGGCGCCGGCTTCTTCACCATCTTCCGGCAGATCATCCTGCCGATGTCGACCCCGATCATCATGGTCTGCCTGATCTGGCAGTTCACCCAGATCTGGAACGACTTCCTGTTCGGCGTGGTGTTCTCCAGCGGCGATTCCCAGCCCATCACGGTGGCGCTGAACAACCTGGTCAACACCAGCACCGGGGCCAAGGAATATAACGTGGATATGGCGGCGGCGATGATCGCCGGGCTACCGACCCTGCTGGTCTATGTGATCGCAGGCAAGTATTTCGTGCGCGGCCTCACGGCTGGCGCGGTCAAGGGGTAA
- a CDS encoding glycine betaine ABC transporter substrate-binding protein, translating to MKIASLMLSLALGLTSVAHAADKPVIRLGARVFTEQTVLANLTAQYLATKGYDVQITGGLGSNLARSAQETGQLDMLWEYTGVSLVSYNHIDEKLDSAATYARVKELDAKKGLVWLSPSKFSNTYALALPQNIAEQYPQINTISQLEAVVKSEPSKGHVLALDTEFANRSDGLVGLTQRYGLTFTRADIRQMDAGLVYTALRNGQVFTGLVYTTDGRLNAFHLKLLDDDLHYFPDYTAAPVVRQDFLSAHPDLAAQLKPLAELLDNATMRELNAKVDVEHQSPNLVAAEFLKAHPLN from the coding sequence ATGAAGATTGCAAGCTTGATGCTCAGCCTGGCGCTGGGCCTGACCTCTGTCGCCCACGCGGCCGACAAACCGGTGATTCGCCTCGGCGCGCGGGTGTTCACCGAACAGACCGTGCTGGCCAACCTCACTGCGCAGTACCTGGCCACCAAAGGCTACGACGTGCAGATCACCGGCGGCCTGGGCAGCAACCTGGCGCGTAGCGCACAGGAAACCGGGCAACTGGACATGCTCTGGGAATACACCGGGGTGTCGCTGGTGTCCTACAACCACATCGACGAAAAGCTCGACAGCGCGGCCACCTATGCGCGGGTCAAGGAGCTGGATGCGAAAAAAGGCCTGGTCTGGCTGAGCCCTTCGAAGTTCAGCAACACCTATGCCCTGGCGCTGCCGCAGAACATTGCCGAGCAGTACCCGCAGATCAACACCATCAGCCAGCTTGAAGCGGTGGTCAAAAGCGAGCCGAGCAAAGGCCACGTGCTGGCCCTGGACACCGAATTCGCCAACCGCTCCGACGGGCTGGTGGGCCTGACTCAACGCTACGGCCTGACCTTCACTCGCGCCGACATCCGCCAGATGGACGCCGGCCTGGTCTACACCGCGCTGCGCAACGGCCAGGTGTTCACCGGCCTGGTGTACACCACCGATGGGCGGCTGAACGCCTTCCACCTCAAGCTGCTGGACGACGACCTGCATTACTTCCCGGACTACACCGCTGCGCCCGTGGTGCGCCAGGACTTCCTCAGCGCTCACCCGGACCTCGCCGCGCAACTCAAGCCGCTGGCCGAACTGCTCGACAACGCGACCATGCGCGAGCTCAACGCCAAGGTCGACGTCGAGCACCAGAGCCCCAATCTGGTGGCCGCCGAGTTTCTCAAAGCCCACCCCCTCAACTAA
- a CDS encoding ABC transporter permease gives MNFLQTFSHLDWPLVLHLTWQHITLVGIAVSLAIVVGVPLGILMTRFPALAGPLQASATVLLTIPSIALFGLLLPFYSKFGQGLGPLPAITAVFLYSLLPILRNTYLALTGVEPGIREAAKGIGMTFGQRLRMVELPIAVPVILAGVRTAVVMNIGVMTIAATIGAGGLGVLILTSISRSDMTMLIVGAVLVSVLAIIADLALQWLQRSLTPKGLLK, from the coding sequence ATGAATTTCCTGCAGACTTTCTCCCACCTGGATTGGCCGCTGGTGCTGCACCTGACCTGGCAGCACATCACCCTGGTCGGCATCGCCGTCAGCCTGGCGATCGTCGTCGGCGTGCCGCTGGGCATCCTGATGACGCGCTTTCCCGCCCTCGCCGGACCGTTGCAAGCCAGCGCCACGGTGCTGCTGACGATACCGTCCATTGCCCTGTTCGGCCTGCTGCTGCCGTTCTATTCGAAGTTCGGCCAGGGTCTCGGCCCGTTGCCTGCGATCACCGCCGTGTTCCTTTATTCGCTACTGCCGATTCTGCGCAACACCTACCTGGCCCTGACCGGCGTCGAGCCGGGCATCCGCGAAGCCGCCAAAGGCATCGGCATGACCTTTGGCCAGCGCCTGCGCATGGTCGAGTTGCCGATCGCCGTGCCGGTGATCCTCGCCGGGGTGCGCACTGCCGTGGTGATGAACATCGGGGTGATGACCATCGCCGCGACCATCGGCGCCGGCGGCCTGGGCGTACTCATCCTCACTTCCATCAGCCGCAGCGACATGACCATGCTCATCGTCGGCGCAGTGCTGGTCAGTGTCCTGGCGATCATCGCCGACCTGGCCCTGCAATGGCTGCAACGCAGCCTGACTCCCAAAGGACTTCTCAAATGA
- a CDS encoding carbohydrate porin, with product MKKQLKKPSGARLICQLTALSALGLAATAFAAPETDASFDPSTRATGDWGGLRTDLYNKGYDINLEYVGEAATNLKGGYDNDKTARYSDQFAVGAQLDLQKILGWHDAEFKITVTERSGRNISNDRIGDPRTGTLSSSQEVWGRGQTYRLTQMWYKQKFFDGHLDIKAGRFGPGEDFNSFPCDFQNLTFCGSQVGNWTGDIWYNWPVSQWAARVKWAFNPEFFVQIGAFEQNPSELERQNGFKLSGSGTKGTIIPVEAVWSPNIQGLPGEYRIGYYKSSANANDVYEGADGQAQPISGGDFKEHDEKHGWWVVAQQQITSHNGDISRGLSVFAQATGHAKDTNNIQDYQSVGLTYRGPFDARPKDDLGLAFGRIHVNDRVTDREKLENALSGISDYDNPNYIPVQKTEYNAEIYYGFHVTNWLTVRPNLQYVRNPGGVDQVDNAIVAGLKVQSKF from the coding sequence ATGAAAAAGCAATTGAAGAAGCCATCCGGCGCGCGGCTGATCTGCCAACTCACTGCGCTCAGCGCTCTGGGCCTGGCGGCGACAGCGTTCGCGGCACCGGAAACCGACGCATCATTCGATCCGAGCACCCGCGCAACGGGTGACTGGGGCGGGCTGCGTACCGACCTGTACAACAAAGGTTACGACATCAACCTGGAGTATGTAGGTGAAGCCGCAACCAACCTCAAGGGTGGTTACGACAACGACAAGACGGCCCGCTACAGCGACCAGTTCGCCGTCGGCGCCCAGCTCGACCTGCAAAAAATTCTGGGCTGGCACGATGCCGAGTTCAAGATCACCGTCACCGAGCGTAGTGGTCGCAACATTTCCAACGACCGCATCGGCGACCCGCGTACCGGCACACTCAGCTCCTCGCAGGAAGTCTGGGGTCGTGGCCAGACCTACCGCCTGACCCAGATGTGGTACAAACAGAAGTTCTTCGACGGACACCTGGACATCAAGGCCGGCCGCTTTGGCCCGGGCGAAGATTTCAACAGCTTCCCTTGCGACTTCCAGAACCTGACCTTCTGCGGCTCGCAGGTCGGTAACTGGACGGGCGACATCTGGTACAACTGGCCAGTCAGCCAGTGGGCAGCACGTGTGAAGTGGGCGTTCAACCCTGAATTCTTCGTGCAGATCGGCGCCTTCGAGCAGAACCCGTCGGAACTGGAGCGTCAAAACGGCTTCAAGCTCAGCGGCAGCGGCACCAAGGGCACCATCATTCCTGTGGAAGCGGTGTGGTCGCCGAATATCCAGGGCCTGCCAGGCGAATACCGCATCGGTTACTACAAGAGCTCGGCCAACGCCAACGACGTCTATGAAGGCGCCGATGGTCAGGCACAGCCCATCTCCGGCGGCGACTTCAAGGAGCACGACGAGAAGCACGGCTGGTGGGTGGTTGCTCAGCAACAAATCACTTCGCACAACGGTGATATCAGCCGTGGTCTGAGCGTATTCGCCCAGGCAACCGGGCACGCCAAGGACACCAACAACATCCAGGACTACCAATCGGTGGGCTTGACCTACCGCGGTCCGTTCGATGCACGTCCCAAGGATGACCTGGGCCTGGCGTTCGGTCGTATCCACGTCAACGACCGGGTCACCGATCGCGAGAAGCTGGAAAACGCGCTGAGCGGCATCAGCGACTACGACAACCCGAACTACATCCCGGTGCAGAAGACCGAGTACAACGCCGAGATCTACTACGGCTTCCACGTCACCAACTGGCTGACCGTGCGCCCCAACCTGCAGTACGTGAGGAACCCGGGCGGTGTTGATCAGGTCGACAACGCCATCGTTGCGGGCCTGAAGGTGCAGTCCAAGTTCTGA
- a CDS encoding ABC transporter ATP-binding protein, with protein sequence MATLELRNVNKTYGPGLPDTLKNIELSINEGEFLILVGPSGCGKSTLMNCIAGLENISGGAIMIGDQDVSGMSPKDRDIAMVFQSYALYPTMTVRENISFGLKIRKMPQAEIDTEVARVAKLLQIEHLLDRKPGQMSGGQQQRVAMGRALARRPKIYLFDEPLSNLDAKLRVEMRTEMKLMHQRLKTTTVYVTHDQIEAMTLGDKVAVMKDGIIQQFGTPKQIYNDPANLFVASFIGSPPMNFIPLRLQRKEGRLVALLDSGQDRCELPMSMSDAGLEDREVILGIRPEQIGLASSPDSSLPIIRAEVQVTEPTGPDTLVFVTLNQTKVCCRMAPDLAPQVGESLNLQFDPARVLLFDAQTGERLGVVGKPQTQARGDNVAQFKGR encoded by the coding sequence ATGGCTACGCTCGAACTTCGCAATGTAAACAAGACCTACGGCCCGGGCCTGCCCGACACCCTGAAAAACATAGAACTGTCGATCAACGAAGGCGAGTTCCTGATCCTGGTCGGCCCCTCGGGTTGCGGCAAGTCGACCCTGATGAACTGCATCGCGGGCCTGGAGAACATCTCCGGCGGCGCGATCATGATCGGTGACCAGGATGTCAGCGGCATGAGCCCCAAGGATCGCGACATCGCCATGGTGTTCCAGTCGTACGCGCTGTACCCGACCATGACCGTGCGCGAGAACATCTCCTTCGGCCTGAAGATCCGCAAGATGCCCCAGGCCGAGATCGACACCGAAGTGGCACGGGTGGCCAAGCTGCTGCAGATCGAGCACCTGCTCGACCGCAAGCCGGGGCAAATGTCCGGTGGCCAGCAACAGCGCGTGGCCATGGGCCGGGCGCTGGCGCGGCGGCCGAAGATCTACCTGTTCGACGAGCCGCTGTCCAACCTCGACGCCAAGCTGCGCGTCGAGATGCGCACCGAAATGAAACTGATGCACCAGCGCCTCAAGACCACCACCGTCTACGTGACCCACGACCAGATCGAGGCCATGACCCTGGGCGACAAGGTGGCGGTGATGAAGGACGGCATCATTCAACAATTTGGTACGCCCAAGCAGATTTACAACGACCCGGCTAACCTCTTTGTGGCAAGCTTTATCGGTTCACCGCCGATGAACTTCATTCCGCTGCGTCTGCAGCGCAAGGAAGGCCGTCTGGTGGCGCTGCTCGACAGCGGCCAGGACCGTTGCGAATTGCCGATGAGCATGAGCGATGCCGGCCTGGAAGATCGTGAAGTGATACTGGGCATCCGCCCCGAACAGATCGGCCTGGCGAGCTCGCCCGACAGCTCGCTGCCGATCATCCGTGCCGAAGTGCAGGTCACCGAGCCGACCGGTCCCGACACCCTGGTGTTCGTGACTCTGAATCAGACCAAGGTCTGCTGCCGCATGGCACCGGACCTGGCCCCGCAGGTCGGCGAGAGCCTGAATCTGCAATTTGATCCCGCGCGGGTGTTGTTGTTCGACGCCCAGACCGGGGAGCGCCTGGGTGTGGTGGGGAAGCCGCAGACCCAGGCCCGTGGTGACAATGTTGCGCAATTCAAGGGACGTTGA
- a CDS encoding peptide chain release factor 3: MTQQAAEVAKRRTFAIISHPDAGKTTITEKLLLMGKAIAVAGTVKSRKSDRHATSDWMEMEKQRGISITTSVMQFPYREHMINLLDTPGHEDFSEDTYRTLTAVDSALMVLDGGKGVEPRTIALMDVCRLRDTPIVSFINKLDRDIRDPIELLDEIEAVLKIKAAPITWPIGCYRDFKGVYHLADDYIIVYTPGHGHERTDVKIIEKLDSDEARAHLGDEYERFVEQLELVQGACHPFDQDEFMNGQLTPVFFGTALGNFGVDHVLDAVVDWAPRPLARVANERTVEPTEEKFTGFVFKIQANMDPKHRDRIAFMRICSGKYDQGMKMRHVRTGKDVRIGDALTFFSSEREQLVEAFAGDIIGLHNHGTIQIGDTFSEGENLGFTGIPHFAPELFRRVRLRDPLKSKQLRQGLQQLAEEGATQVFFPERSNDIILGAVGVLQFDVVASRLKEEYKVECSYEPITVWSARWIDCADKKKLEEFRNKAVENLALDGGGHLTYLAPTRVNLALMQERWPDVNFRATREHH; the protein is encoded by the coding sequence ATGACCCAACAGGCCGCCGAAGTCGCGAAGCGTCGCACTTTCGCCATCATTTCCCACCCGGACGCCGGCAAGACCACCATCACCGAGAAGCTTTTGCTGATGGGCAAGGCCATTGCCGTCGCCGGTACCGTGAAGTCGCGCAAGTCCGACCGCCACGCCACTTCCGACTGGATGGAAATGGAGAAGCAGCGCGGTATTTCCATCACCACCTCGGTGATGCAGTTCCCCTACCGCGAGCACATGATCAACCTGCTCGACACCCCCGGCCACGAAGACTTCTCGGAAGACACCTACCGCACCCTGACTGCGGTCGACTCGGCGCTGATGGTGCTCGACGGCGGTAAAGGCGTAGAGCCGCGGACCATCGCCCTGATGGACGTCTGCCGGCTGCGCGACACGCCGATCGTCAGCTTCATCAACAAGCTGGACCGCGACATCCGCGACCCCATCGAGCTGCTCGACGAAATCGAAGCGGTGTTGAAGATCAAGGCGGCGCCGATCACCTGGCCGATCGGCTGCTACCGTGACTTCAAGGGCGTCTACCACCTGGCCGACGACTACATCATCGTCTACACCCCGGGCCACGGCCACGAGCGCACCGACGTCAAGATCATCGAAAAACTCGACTCCGACGAAGCCCGCGCCCACCTGGGCGATGAATACGAGCGTTTCGTCGAACAGCTGGAGCTGGTGCAGGGCGCCTGTCACCCGTTCGACCAGGACGAGTTCATGAACGGCCAGCTGACCCCGGTGTTCTTCGGCACCGCGCTGGGCAACTTCGGCGTCGACCATGTACTCGATGCCGTGGTCGACTGGGCGCCGCGCCCGCTGGCGCGGGTCGCCAACGAGCGCACCGTGGAGCCGACCGAGGAGAAATTCACCGGCTTCGTGTTCAAGATCCAGGCGAACATGGACCCCAAGCACCGCGACCGTATCGCCTTCATGCGCATCTGCTCGGGCAAGTACGACCAGGGCATGAAAATGCGCCACGTGCGCACCGGCAAGGACGTGCGCATCGGCGACGCCCTGACCTTCTTCTCCTCCGAACGTGAGCAACTGGTGGAAGCCTTCGCCGGCGACATCATCGGCCTGCACAACCACGGCACCATCCAGATCGGCGACACCTTCAGCGAAGGCGAGAACCTGGGCTTCACTGGTATCCCGCACTTCGCCCCGGAGCTGTTTCGCCGCGTGCGCCTGCGTGACCCGCTCAAGTCCAAGCAGCTACGCCAAGGCTTGCAGCAGCTGGCGGAAGAGGGCGCTACCCAGGTGTTCTTCCCCGAGCGCAGCAACGACATCATCCTGGGCGCCGTCGGTGTGCTGCAGTTCGATGTGGTCGCCAGCCGCCTGAAGGAGGAGTACAAGGTGGAATGCTCCTACGAGCCGATCACCGTGTGGTCCGCGCGCTGGATCGACTGCGCCGACAAGAAGAAGCTCGAGGAATTTCGCAACAAGGCGGTGGAAAACCTCGCCCTCGATGGCGGCGGCCACCTCACTTACCTGGCGCCGACCCGGGTCAATCTGGCGCTGATGCAAGAGCGCTGGCCCGACGTCAATTTCCGCGCAACCCGCGAGCATCATTGA
- the hexR gene encoding DNA-binding transcriptional regulator HexR, which yields MRNLLEQIQGRLDELNKAERKVAEIILQNPQQATRFSIAALAQAAKVSEPTVNRFCRSFGVSGYPELKLQLAQSLASGAAYVSRAVEADDDPAAYTRKIFASAIASLDSACQALDPQLVSRAVDLLIQARQIHFFGLGASAPVALDAQHKFFRFNLAVSAHADVLMQRMLASVAHTGELFVIISYTGRTRELVEVARLARENGASVLGLTAAGSPLAQASSLSLNIPLPEDTDIYMPMTSRIIQLTVLDVLATGMTLRRGVDFQPHLRKIKESLNASRYPVDDNLD from the coding sequence GTGCGAAACCTGCTGGAACAAATACAGGGCCGCCTGGATGAATTGAACAAGGCCGAGCGCAAAGTCGCGGAAATCATTCTGCAAAACCCACAGCAGGCCACGCGTTTCAGCATTGCCGCCCTGGCCCAGGCCGCCAAGGTCAGCGAGCCGACGGTCAACCGCTTCTGCCGCTCCTTCGGCGTCAGCGGCTACCCGGAGCTCAAACTGCAGCTGGCGCAGAGCCTGGCCAGCGGCGCGGCGTATGTCAGCCGCGCAGTGGAAGCCGACGATGACCCGGCAGCCTACACCCGCAAGATCTTCGCCAGCGCCATTGCCTCATTGGACAGCGCCTGCCAGGCGCTTGATCCGCAGTTGGTCAGCCGCGCCGTCGACCTGCTGATCCAGGCCCGGCAGATCCACTTCTTCGGGCTTGGCGCCTCGGCCCCGGTGGCCCTGGACGCCCAGCACAAATTCTTTCGTTTCAACCTGGCCGTGTCGGCCCACGCCGACGTGCTGATGCAGCGCATGCTGGCCTCGGTGGCACACACCGGCGAGCTGTTCGTGATCATCTCCTACACCGGGCGCACTCGCGAACTGGTGGAGGTGGCACGCCTGGCCCGGGAAAACGGCGCATCAGTGCTCGGCCTGACGGCCGCAGGCTCCCCGCTGGCCCAGGCCAGCTCCCTGAGCCTGAATATACCGCTGCCCGAAGACACGGATATCTACATGCCCATGACCTCGCGCATCATTCAATTAACCGTACTCGATGTTTTGGCAACCGGCATGACCCTTCGTCGCGGAGTGGACTTTCAGCCGCACCTGCGCAAGATCAAGGAAAGCCTGAACGCCAGCCGTTATCCGGTGGATGACAATCTGGATTGA